Proteins co-encoded in one Astatotilapia calliptera chromosome 18, fAstCal1.2, whole genome shotgun sequence genomic window:
- the rnf182 gene encoding E3 ubiquitin-protein ligase RNF182, with product MMLEMQNPEDSGGGVGGSSFVDMLGTEEMECKICYCAYNLGSRRPKVLECCHRLCSKCLIKILDLGESPPNALVCPFCRYLTRLPGDAVSNLPDDCNLVATLALQNRNQRNRQFHQEATTELLLSPMRLSSLMSSNSPVISTSSSTSSSTPYSTIRSSPNFVVITIMEPPPASISTQDIHPYQQIHGSHLSNQDYHSSSQDSMASIAERWTVWNCAALLCQTSARALVWVLGLLYFSSLPMGVYLLIMQRTTLGVLLVSLVPASLIVIMVYGFCQCICHEFWDCLPS from the coding sequence ATGATGCTAGAGATGCAAAACCCCGAGgatagtggtggtggtgttggagGTTCTAGCTTTGTGGACATGCTGGGCACTGAAGAGATGGAGTGTAAGATCTGCTACTGCGCCTACAACCTGGGGAGTCGAAGGCCTAAGGTGCTTGAGTGCTGCCACCGTCTCTGCTCCAAATGTCTCATTAAGATCCTGGATTTGGGTGAGTCGCCTCCCAATGCCTTGGTGTGTCCGTTTTGTCGCTATCTCACTAGACTGCCAGGAGATGCTGTGAGCAACCTGCCAGATGACTGCAACCTGGTGGCAACGCTGGCCCTCCAAAACAGGAATCAGAGAAACCGGCAGTTCCACCAGGAGGCAACTACGGAGCTGCTCCTAAGCCCCATGCGCCTGAGCTCACTGATGAGCAGCAATTCACCTGTGATATCTACTTCCTCCTCCACATCTTCCTCTACCCCTTACTCCACCATCCGCAGCTCCCCTAATTTTGTGGTCATTACTATCATGGAGCCTCCGCCCGCATCCATATCCACCCAAGACATCCATCCCTACCAGCAGATACATGGCTCTCACCTGTCAAACCAGGACTACCACTCATCCAGTCAGGACTCTATGGCATCCATCGCAGAGAGGTGGACAGTGTGGAACTGTGCAGCCCTCCTGTGCCAGACTTCAGCCCGGGCATTGGTATGGGTCCTGGGGCTCTTGTACTTTAGCTCCCTGCCTATGGGGGTTTACCTGCTCATAATGCAGAGGACAACACTTGGGGTGCTTCTGGTGAGCCTGGTTCCTGCCAGCCTCATCGTGATCATGGTCTATGGGTTCTGCCAGTGTATCTGCCATGAGTTCTGGGACTGCTTACCATCATAA